In a single window of the Candidatus Thermoplasmatota archaeon genome:
- a CDS encoding MBL fold metallo-hydrolase, whose product MIFEQIRKRGDNFSYLIGDEGSGLAAVVDTSGNQRTILRCLKENGFKLVYVFLTHSHPDHTFGTDYLTKKTGAKVVAHESSRVSIDLAVKDGQRIQLGGLTIEIMHTPGHTPDGICVIVDGKIMTGDTLFVRECGRTDLAGGDPVEMYDSLNRIKALPEDMEVWPGHDYGPKPSSTIGEEVRENYTLEDRILEEFIEFMKEP is encoded by the coding sequence ATGATATTCGAGCAGATCCGCAAGCGGGGGGACAACTTCTCGTATCTCATCGGTGACGAAGGCTCTGGCCTGGCGGCCGTGGTGGACACCTCCGGGAACCAGAGGACCATCCTCCGCTGTCTGAAAGAGAATGGGTTCAAGCTCGTCTACGTTTTCCTGACCCACTCTCATCCCGACCACACCTTCGGAACGGACTACCTGACGAAGAAGACGGGGGCAAAGGTCGTCGCCCACGAATCGTCGCGGGTTAGTATCGATCTCGCGGTAAAGGACGGTCAGAGGATACAACTGGGCGGGCTTACGATCGAGATAATGCACACGCCTGGTCATACGCCCGACGGGATATGCGTCATCGTCGACGGCAAGATCATGACCGGCGACACGCTCTTCGTCCGAGAGTGCGGTCGCACAGACCTGGCGGGCGGCGATCCCGTGGAGATGTACGACAGCCTCAACAGGATCAAGGCGCTTCCCGAGGATATGGAGGTGTGGCCCGGGCACGACTACGGTCCCAAGCCGTCCTCCACGATAGGCGAGGAGGTGCGGGAGAACTACACGCTCGAGGACAGGATCCTGGAGGAGTTCATCGAGTTCATGAAGGAGCCGTGA